One Polycladomyces subterraneus genomic region harbors:
- a CDS encoding efflux RND transporter permease subunit, whose product MSVLTRFSLRNTAAVLILVLLVTFGGLYTATQLKMEAMPDITFPVIVVITPYPGASPQDVDQKVTQPIEQSLQGITGAKKISSVSADSTSVVVVEYDFDTDLDKAKQEMQEAVDRVSLPDGAMKPSFSRFGFNTFPFMILGVTSQTKNPEELEKWVKETAEPILKTADGVGQVQIKGQGPKAVYVRLKQDQLKKYNLTVQQVQQALQASNVSIPVGELPSGLLDLPIRVDQKITSVDQLKNLRLTIQPNPQEGMEEAFNQIGQGMQGLGQAVGGLGQSVGQLGQGLGEVGQGVGLLQAQVRILQAAQQLQAQLLGDQIALNAAEMRLKQNPQDQEAAAQVALLKPKVAAEMQSLKQLNAQLSQMQKQMPQSKGAPAGGVPRGMGEQVKTSGKPKIKEAKIQTVKLSEIADISESRQDSTMITRMNGKPSVNIELIKDPDGNIVEAAEAVSAKLETLKKQDPNVQFTLLFDQSRAVKASIRSMVREGLLGALFAAVVILLFLRNFRTTLIAVVSIPLSVLATLILLKQADITLNVMTLGGLAVAIGRVVDDSIVVIENIYRHLMKNRDRTVDLIIYATKEVGAAITSSTLTTVAVFVPLGLVSGIVGKVFLPFALTVVFALLCSLIVAVTVVPLMAKLMLLNKGKRQRFKEKESGMAAGYRRALAWALDHRGVVLSVSALALFASLFLIPLVGTSFLPSNKDKAVQVKLELPPGTDLSTTDAQARKLEAKLRTYPQVKQVSTTVGNLRGQLAGDGTIGSTNKVSLFANLDPDTDMDRFLSQVRTDLGKIKGNGELQVLEVKSIGPPSSQIVAIIKGERMEDIRKTADILTNKMKKVSGLTNVTNNLSEQKELVSVHVDQAKAAQHGLVPMQVAMSIRGLLQADKIGELEKGNQTEEIKLGLENKDLYSVERLKAIQLLTPTGKMVKLGDIASVRVEQGPVTIQKENGSQYAQVSGDVIDKDTGALSRQVQQIINGMKLPSGVKVTLGGDTEEMQKSFAQLGVAMVVAVAAVYLVMIVTFGEATAPFTILFSLPFAVIGGLVGLYLSDQPISVSAMIGALMLIGIVVTNAIVLIDRVQQQRARGLDISSALLEAAGTRLRPILMTALATVFALLPLGLGYGEGSLISQGLAVVVIGGLTSSTLLTLFIVPIMYSILTRVRDRLTRNRRPEAKTG is encoded by the coding sequence GTGAGCGTATTGACGCGGTTCTCCCTGCGAAACACGGCTGCCGTGCTGATCCTGGTCCTGCTGGTCACCTTCGGCGGACTGTATACGGCAACTCAGCTGAAAATGGAGGCGATGCCCGACATCACGTTCCCGGTCATTGTGGTGATCACGCCGTATCCGGGAGCGTCGCCGCAGGATGTGGACCAAAAGGTGACACAGCCGATCGAGCAATCGTTGCAGGGGATTACCGGAGCCAAGAAGATCAGTTCGGTGTCGGCGGACAGTACGTCAGTTGTGGTCGTGGAGTATGATTTCGACACGGATCTGGACAAGGCGAAGCAGGAGATGCAGGAAGCGGTTGACCGCGTCTCCCTGCCGGACGGGGCGATGAAACCGTCGTTCAGCCGGTTCGGATTCAATACTTTTCCGTTCATGATCCTAGGGGTGACAAGCCAAACCAAAAACCCGGAAGAACTGGAAAAATGGGTGAAGGAAACGGCCGAGCCCATCCTGAAAACAGCTGACGGCGTGGGTCAGGTGCAGATCAAGGGACAGGGACCCAAAGCTGTGTATGTCCGACTGAAACAGGATCAGCTGAAAAAGTACAATCTAACGGTGCAACAGGTCCAGCAAGCGCTCCAGGCGAGCAATGTTTCCATCCCGGTGGGCGAATTGCCGTCCGGGCTGTTGGATTTGCCAATACGGGTGGATCAGAAGATTACGTCCGTTGATCAATTGAAAAATCTACGCCTCACCATCCAACCCAATCCACAGGAAGGGATGGAGGAGGCCTTCAATCAGATCGGCCAAGGCATGCAGGGATTGGGGCAGGCTGTCGGCGGTCTGGGTCAGTCAGTCGGTCAACTGGGCCAGGGATTGGGTGAAGTGGGCCAAGGTGTGGGGCTGTTGCAGGCTCAAGTGCGGATCTTACAAGCAGCACAGCAATTGCAGGCGCAGCTGCTGGGGGATCAAATCGCACTCAACGCCGCGGAAATGCGACTCAAACAAAACCCGCAGGATCAGGAAGCGGCTGCGCAGGTAGCGCTTTTGAAACCGAAAGTGGCCGCCGAGATGCAATCGTTGAAACAGCTCAATGCACAGCTGAGTCAAATGCAAAAGCAGATGCCGCAATCCAAGGGAGCGCCCGCAGGCGGAGTTCCGCGCGGAATGGGCGAACAAGTGAAAACAAGCGGCAAACCAAAGATCAAGGAAGCAAAAATTCAGACGGTGAAATTGTCCGAGATCGCCGACATCAGCGAATCGCGACAAGACAGCACCATGATTACGCGCATGAACGGAAAACCGTCGGTCAACATCGAGTTGATAAAGGACCCCGACGGCAATATCGTGGAAGCGGCTGAAGCGGTCTCGGCCAAGCTGGAGACGCTGAAAAAGCAGGATCCCAATGTACAGTTCACATTGCTGTTTGATCAGTCGCGAGCGGTGAAAGCGTCGATTCGAAGCATGGTGCGGGAAGGCTTGTTGGGCGCACTGTTTGCAGCCGTTGTGATTCTGTTGTTCCTGCGCAATTTCCGTACAACATTGATTGCCGTCGTCTCGATTCCGCTTTCGGTGTTGGCCACACTGATACTGCTCAAACAGGCGGACATCACATTGAATGTGATGACCCTCGGCGGTTTGGCTGTCGCCATCGGGCGGGTGGTGGATGACAGCATCGTTGTAATTGAAAACATTTACCGTCACCTGATGAAAAACCGCGATCGGACCGTGGATTTAATCATCTATGCCACCAAGGAAGTGGGGGCGGCCATTACATCTTCCACCCTGACGACGGTGGCAGTATTCGTACCGTTGGGATTGGTCAGTGGTATTGTAGGCAAAGTGTTTTTGCCATTTGCGCTGACGGTGGTGTTTGCCCTTCTTTGTTCACTGATCGTCGCTGTCACGGTCGTTCCGCTGATGGCGAAACTGATGCTGTTGAACAAAGGAAAACGGCAACGCTTCAAGGAGAAGGAAAGTGGAATGGCTGCCGGGTACCGACGGGCATTGGCATGGGCTTTGGATCACAGAGGAGTGGTCCTGTCTGTATCCGCCTTGGCACTTTTTGCCAGCCTGTTCCTCATCCCGTTGGTTGGAACCAGTTTTCTCCCGTCCAACAAGGACAAAGCTGTGCAAGTGAAACTGGAATTGCCGCCCGGTACCGATTTGAGTACCACTGATGCCCAGGCCCGGAAGCTGGAAGCAAAGCTGCGGACCTATCCTCAAGTTAAGCAAGTGTCCACGACCGTAGGCAACTTGCGCGGACAACTGGCAGGGGACGGTACGATCGGCAGCACCAACAAGGTGTCTCTGTTTGCCAACCTCGATCCGGATACGGACATGGATCGTTTCTTGTCCCAAGTGCGGACTGACTTGGGGAAAATCAAGGGAAACGGTGAACTGCAGGTATTGGAAGTGAAAAGCATCGGACCGCCTTCCAGCCAGATCGTTGCGATCATCAAAGGGGAACGAATGGAGGACATCCGAAAAACGGCCGACATCTTGACGAACAAAATGAAGAAAGTGAGTGGCCTCACCAACGTGACCAACAACCTGAGCGAACAAAAAGAACTGGTTTCCGTCCATGTCGATCAGGCCAAAGCGGCCCAACACGGTTTGGTGCCGATGCAGGTGGCGATGTCGATTCGCGGGTTGTTGCAGGCGGACAAAATAGGTGAGCTGGAGAAAGGGAACCAGACTGAGGAGATCAAACTGGGGTTGGAAAACAAGGACCTGTACTCTGTTGAGCGATTGAAAGCCATTCAATTATTGACCCCGACAGGCAAGATGGTCAAATTGGGAGATATAGCTTCTGTCCGGGTTGAGCAGGGGCCCGTCACCATTCAAAAAGAGAACGGCTCCCAGTATGCCCAGGTATCCGGTGACGTGATTGACAAGGACACGGGGGCACTGTCACGGCAAGTACAGCAAATCATTAACGGGATGAAATTGCCGTCTGGCGTGAAGGTAACGCTGGGGGGCGACACGGAGGAGATGCAAAAAAGCTTTGCCCAGCTGGGTGTGGCCATGGTAGTGGCTGTGGCCGCCGTCTACTTGGTGATGATCGTTACCTTTGGCGAAGCGACTGCCCCGTTCACAATCCTGTTTTCCCTGCCGTTTGCTGTGATCGGCGGATTGGTCGGTTTGTATTTGTCGGATCAACCGATCAGTGTATCCGCTATGATTGGGGCGCTGATGCTGATCGGGATCGTTGTCACCAATGCGATCGTGCTGATCGATCGGGTGCAGCAACAACGCGCACGCGGGCTGGACATCAGTTCAGCGCTCCTGGAAGCGGCCGGTACCCGGTTGCGACCGATTCTGATGACGGCACTGGCCACCGTGTTCGCCCTGTTGCCGCTGGGTCTGGGTTATGGTGAAGGGTCACTCATTTCACAGGGATTGGCCGTTGTGGTGATCGGAGGGTTGACTTCCTCCACCCTGCTGACCCTCTTTATCGTTCCGATTATGTACAGCATTCTTACACGGGTGAGAGACCGGTTGACGCGAAATCGGCGTCCGGAAGCGAAGACGGGGTAG
- a CDS encoding TetR/AcrR family transcriptional regulator — translation MSPRRPEQNAAIREKRIQQILDAALKVYRARGYHGAEIGEIARVAGLGRGLIYYYFRNKKDLFLTLIRRTLEAWQERAKGILDADLSVAERLARYLKEMCVLALQHPEITYFHTTISRNLRVVFPNEAEEVMSLYEQYMFMPFRCLIEEGVRKGELRDVEPRVAERMFFSVLFGALDNENMITPEHIEPLMEITLFGLVKTDGRTDSV, via the coding sequence ATGTCGCCACGAAGGCCCGAGCAAAACGCGGCCATACGGGAAAAGCGCATTCAGCAGATACTGGATGCCGCATTGAAAGTATATCGCGCACGGGGGTACCACGGAGCCGAGATTGGGGAGATTGCCCGCGTGGCAGGCCTGGGACGCGGACTGATCTATTATTACTTCCGCAACAAGAAGGATTTGTTTTTGACACTCATCCGTCGTACGTTGGAGGCATGGCAGGAGCGGGCGAAGGGTATTTTGGACGCCGATTTGTCCGTTGCCGAACGGCTGGCGCGATATTTGAAAGAAATGTGTGTACTGGCACTGCAACATCCAGAAATCACCTATTTCCACACTACCATCTCTCGTAATCTGCGTGTTGTATTTCCAAATGAAGCCGAAGAAGTGATGTCTCTCTACGAGCAATACATGTTTATGCCTTTTCGCTGTCTGATCGAAGAGGGGGTTCGCAAGGGGGAACTGCGCGATGTGGAACCTCGGGTGGCTGAACGGATGTTTTTCAGTGTATTGTTCGGCGCACTCGATAACGAAAACATGATTACACCGGAGCATATTGAGCCGTTGATGGAGATTACGTTGTTCGGCCTGGTGAAAACGGATGGAAGAACAGACAGTGTTTGA
- a CDS encoding acyltransferase: protein MRRTERFPVKGSNALWQLYRTVSFWKVLRNVVIGELNRYNPHLGFKNWVYRTFLGMRIGDKTALALKVVVDVLFPERIRIGNNTIIGYNTTLLTHEYLVEEYRIGDVEIGDHVMIGANTTILPGVRIGDRAVVGAGSVVTKDVPAGAFVAGNPARFIRWREGEHSLSDPPGTC, encoded by the coding sequence TTGCGGCGTACGGAACGTTTTCCCGTCAAGGGCAGCAATGCTCTGTGGCAACTATACCGGACGGTTTCCTTTTGGAAGGTATTGCGCAATGTGGTCATTGGTGAATTGAATCGATACAATCCGCACCTCGGCTTTAAAAACTGGGTATACCGAACATTCTTGGGGATGCGGATTGGCGATAAAACCGCCCTAGCACTCAAAGTGGTGGTAGATGTCTTGTTCCCTGAACGGATTCGTATCGGTAACAACACGATCATCGGCTACAACACGACCCTGTTAACACATGAATATCTGGTAGAGGAGTATCGGATCGGCGATGTGGAGATCGGTGATCATGTGATGATCGGCGCCAACACCACCATCCTGCCGGGGGTACGGATCGGAGATCGGGCGGTGGTCGGCGCCGGCTCGGTCGTGACGAAGGATGTCCCGGCGGGAGCGTTTGTCGCGGGCAATCCGGCGCGTTTCATCCGATGGCGGGAGGGAGAGCATTCCCTGAGCGATCCGCCCGGTACCTGTTAA
- the ppaX gene encoding pyrophosphatase PpaX — protein sequence MTKRYTVMLFDLDGTLINTHELILASFMHTLERHCPGKYTREDVIRYMGEPLIDQMRRFDPDQAEVMVHTYREHNIQHHDEYASAFPGVVEVLHLLADAGVKMGVVTNKQRKTAEMGLRLLGVEKLMQTVICFGETEKAKPHPDPVLTAMKRLHGKPDRTLMVGDSKYDLMAGKRAGVASALVGWSMHDPVELKALEPDYVLDSPEDLLPLAGIGSKGTS from the coding sequence GTGACCAAACGGTATACCGTCATGCTGTTTGACTTGGATGGCACGTTGATCAACACACACGAACTGATTCTCGCATCGTTCATGCACACGTTGGAACGGCATTGTCCGGGGAAATACACTCGCGAAGACGTCATCCGGTACATGGGGGAACCACTTATCGATCAGATGCGTCGGTTTGACCCGGATCAAGCCGAGGTGATGGTACATACCTATCGGGAGCACAATATCCAACACCACGACGAGTATGCGAGTGCATTTCCTGGTGTGGTGGAGGTTCTGCATCTTCTGGCGGACGCGGGTGTGAAAATGGGGGTCGTCACCAACAAACAGCGCAAGACGGCCGAGATGGGATTGCGGTTGCTGGGAGTGGAGAAACTGATGCAGACCGTGATTTGTTTTGGCGAAACGGAGAAGGCCAAGCCGCACCCCGATCCTGTATTGACAGCGATGAAACGGCTTCACGGGAAACCTGATCGAACATTGATGGTCGGAGACAGCAAATACGACCTGATGGCGGGCAAGCGAGCCGGAGTGGCTTCTGCGCTGGTGGGTTGGAGTATGCATGATCCGGTGGAATTGAAAGCGTTGGAACCGGATTACGTGCTGGATTCGCCGGAGGATTTGTTGCCTTTGGCCGGAATCGGTTCGAAAGGGACATCCTGA